In one Polaribacter sp. ALD11 genomic region, the following are encoded:
- a CDS encoding DUF6266 family protein yields MGKIAQGILGGLSGKVGNVIGGSWKGIDYIRIKPSSVANPRTEGQVNQRNKFTITLEYLQATKGFIKIGYKSFATKKTEFNAAMSYVLNNAVGGIAPNFTIDYSLALLSRGSLSSVLNGITDLTTAGQVSFDWDDNSAEGNANTTDKAMVLVYNPSKKESISILDGADRTVGSQVVTIPNTYAGDTVELFMAFVSADGTQVSNSLYLGSGTAA; encoded by the coding sequence ATGGGTAAAATTGCACAGGGTATTTTAGGAGGGTTATCAGGAAAAGTAGGTAACGTAATTGGAGGTAGTTGGAAAGGTATTGACTACATCAGAATTAAGCCATCAAGCGTGGCGAATCCTCGAACAGAGGGACAGGTAAATCAGCGTAATAAATTTACTATTACATTGGAGTATCTGCAAGCGACTAAAGGTTTTATTAAAATCGGTTATAAGTCATTTGCGACCAAGAAAACAGAATTTAATGCAGCAATGTCTTATGTGTTAAATAATGCGGTAGGAGGAATTGCACCTAACTTCACGATTGATTATTCTTTAGCTTTATTGAGTAGGGGTTCTTTATCTAGTGTATTGAATGGTATAACCGATTTAACAACAGCAGGACAAGTAAGTTTTGATTGGGATGATAACTCAGCAGAAGGCAATGCAAATACGACTGACAAAGCAATGGTATTGGTTTATAATCCGAGCAAAAAAGAATCAATTTCTATTTTGGATGGTGCTGATAGAACTGTAGGTTCGCAAGTGGTTACAATACCAAATACCTATGCAGGAGATACAGTAGAGCTATTTATGGCGTTTGTTTCTGCCGATGGTACACAAGTATCAAACAGTTTGTATTTAGGCTCTGGTACGGCAGCTTAA
- a CDS encoding endonuclease, protein MFKLKKIVDFAIWYFVYLISKSIFRYSFNNNLFSQKTLLILLLFPSVLFSQTPSYYSGIDFSQSGEDIKTQLTTLVTNTHTILVRYTSSSLDTWDVLKQSDLENPSSSDILLMYGYNNTDALTNNDYSRSKDLSCHSSSCIGLWNREHVFSKSLATPNLDNSYPSSGTDVHNLRACDSQMNSSRNNRLFQDDVGNAHITTIGNFYPGDEWKGDVARIIMYMYTRYPDQCKAINIGYGNLNSTSTMPNVFLEWNAQDPVSQFERGRNEIIYSAQGNRNPYIDNPYLSTLIWGGSIVEDTWGTLSLNNVVAQSLNIYPTFTKDFIYIKDEVNFGIYNCNIYNTLGQLVLKSKSVNRIDISSFSKGLYILKVEVNNTIVNKKIIKL, encoded by the coding sequence ATGTTTAAATTAAAAAAAATAGTTGACTTTGCAATTTGGTATTTTGTTTATTTAATTTCAAAATCAATTTTTAGATACAGTTTTAATAATAATTTGTTTTCACAAAAAACTTTATTAATACTTCTTTTATTTCCTTCTGTATTATTTTCTCAAACCCCTTCTTATTATTCAGGTATTGATTTTTCACAATCAGGTGAAGATATTAAAACACAACTAACCACATTAGTTACAAATACACATACTATTTTAGTGCGTTACACATCAAGTTCATTAGATACTTGGGATGTTTTAAAACAATCAGATTTAGAGAATCCATCAAGTTCTGATATTTTATTAATGTATGGTTATAATAATACTGATGCACTAACGAATAACGATTATTCTCGTAGTAAAGATTTATCGTGTCATTCGTCATCTTGTATTGGTTTGTGGAATCGTGAACACGTATTTTCAAAGTCTTTGGCTACACCTAATTTAGATAATTCTTACCCAAGTTCAGGTACAGATGTTCATAATTTAAGAGCTTGTGATAGTCAAATGAATAGTTCACGTAACAATCGTCTTTTTCAAGATGATGTCGGTAATGCACATATAACAACAATTGGTAATTTTTATCCAGGTGATGAATGGAAAGGTGATGTAGCTCGTATTATAATGTATATGTATACACGTTATCCAGACCAATGTAAAGCAATAAATATAGGGTATGGTAATTTGAATAGTACATCAACAATGCCGAATGTCTTTTTGGAATGGAATGCGCAAGACCCTGTTTCTCAGTTTGAAAGAGGTAGAAATGAAATAATTTATTCAGCACAAGGTAATCGTAATCCATATATCGATAATCCATATTTATCAACATTAATATGGGGTGGTAGTATTGTAGAAGACACTTGGGGTACTTTAAGTTTAAATAATGTAGTTGCTCAGTCTTTAAATATATATCCTACGTTTACAAAAGATTTTATTTACATTAAAGATGAGGTTAATTTTGGTATTTATAATTGTAATATTTACAATACTTTAGGTCAGTTAGTTTTAAAATCAAAATCAGTAAATAGGATTGATATTTCTTCTTTTTCAAAAGGTTTATATATTTTGAAAGTAGAAGTTAATAATACAATTGTTAATAAAAAGATAATTAAGTTATAG
- a CDS encoding DUF5655 domain-containing protein, protein MHLYNLKSKEYTSILKEKPFKLEREIQSLFENNLNELMDLQLVKSEFSIKNKRIDTLAYDKQSNAFIIIEYKRSKNISVVDQGFTYLSLMLENKADFIVEYNETLKQNLKRTDVDWSQTRVVFVSTSFTENQRAATNFKDIAIELWEVKRYENNLISVDQIKKSKSAESIKPITSSNTQLEAVTKEIKVYTEEFHLDSYPDKVKELYETYKDAILALADDIELEPKKLYIAFKKDKNIADIVTLKKGIKLFINLQKGKLEDPKNLMRDVSNTGHWGNGDYELVIKNNDNLEYILYLIKQAI, encoded by the coding sequence ATGCACTTATATAACTTAAAATCAAAAGAATATACTAGTATTTTAAAAGAGAAACCATTTAAATTAGAAAGAGAAATACAATCGCTTTTTGAGAATAATTTAAATGAGTTAATGGATTTACAATTAGTAAAATCAGAATTCTCTATTAAAAATAAACGTATAGATACTTTAGCATACGATAAACAGTCAAATGCATTTATAATAATTGAATATAAAAGAAGTAAAAATATAAGTGTAGTAGACCAAGGATTTACATATTTAAGTTTAATGCTAGAAAATAAGGCTGATTTTATTGTAGAATATAACGAGACTTTAAAACAAAACTTAAAACGTACAGATGTAGATTGGAGTCAAACAAGAGTAGTATTTGTATCTACAAGTTTTACAGAAAATCAAAGAGCAGCAACAAATTTTAAAGATATAGCGATTGAGTTGTGGGAAGTGAAACGTTATGAAAACAATTTGATTAGTGTAGATCAAATAAAGAAAAGTAAATCGGCAGAAAGCATCAAGCCAATTACATCAAGCAATACACAATTAGAAGCAGTTACAAAAGAGATAAAAGTATATACAGAAGAATTTCATTTAGATAGTTATCCAGATAAAGTAAAAGAGTTGTACGAAACCTATAAAGACGCTATTTTAGCCTTAGCAGATGATATTGAATTAGAGCCTAAAAAACTATACATAGCTTTTAAAAAGGATAAAAATATAGCTGATATTGTTACACTTAAAAAGGGTATTAAACTATTTATCAATCTACAAAAAGGTAAATTAGAAGACCCTAAAAACCTAATGCGTGATGTATCAAATACAGGTCATTGGGGAAATGGAGATTATGAATTAGTAATAAAAAATAATGATAATTTAGAGTATATTCTATACTTAATTAAACAAGCTATATAA